A DNA window from Bradyrhizobium barranii subsp. barranii contains the following coding sequences:
- a CDS encoding IS256 family transposase: MTETTNVLAFRQPSAVDDPLTDIVRAGARDLLARAIEIEVGAFLASKANLTLPDGRARLVRHGHGPVREIATGIGPVEVARPKVRDRGASGPGDRLRFSSAILPLWARRTKSLDALIPVLYLRGISTGDFQEALSALLGKDAPNLSPSVIAGLKADWQVEYERWQRRDLSARRYVYIWADGVYLQARMEDHSECMLVLIGTTPEGKKELIGFQVGVRESAQSWRELLIDLRQRGLRIAPQLAIGDGALGFWKALDEAFPGTRHQRCWCHKVSNVLDKVAKSVQGPMKNDLRNIYLAPHRAEAETAIDVFVEKYHVKYGRAVECLIKDRHALLAFFDFPAEHWIHLRSSNPIESVFATVRHRTVRTKGSLSQQTAKLMVFKLIDAASKTWRRLKSTNQLPKVIAGVKFIDGIEVIPNTESHAA; the protein is encoded by the coding sequence ATGACCGAGACTACCAATGTTCTTGCTTTCCGTCAGCCGTCCGCGGTTGATGATCCACTGACCGATATCGTTCGAGCCGGCGCGCGGGACCTGCTTGCCAGGGCGATCGAGATCGAGGTTGGCGCGTTTCTGGCCAGCAAGGCCAATCTGACGCTGCCCGACGGTCGAGCGCGCCTGGTCCGACATGGGCACGGTCCGGTGCGCGAGATTGCGACCGGCATCGGTCCGGTGGAGGTCGCTCGTCCCAAGGTCCGCGACCGCGGAGCGAGCGGGCCAGGCGACCGCCTCCGCTTCAGTTCGGCAATCCTGCCGCTATGGGCGCGGCGGACGAAGAGCCTGGATGCCTTGATCCCGGTCCTCTATTTGCGCGGCATCTCGACCGGCGACTTCCAGGAGGCGCTCTCGGCGCTGCTCGGCAAGGATGCGCCGAACCTGTCGCCTTCGGTGATCGCCGGCCTGAAGGCCGATTGGCAGGTCGAGTACGAACGCTGGCAGAGACGCGATCTGTCGGCGCGTCGCTATGTCTACATCTGGGCCGATGGCGTGTACCTGCAGGCCCGCATGGAAGATCACAGCGAATGCATGCTGGTGCTGATTGGCACCACGCCGGAAGGCAAGAAGGAGCTGATCGGCTTCCAGGTCGGCGTGCGCGAGAGCGCGCAGAGCTGGCGCGAACTCCTGATCGACCTGCGGCAACGCGGGTTACGGATTGCCCCGCAACTCGCCATCGGCGACGGCGCCCTCGGCTTCTGGAAGGCACTGGACGAGGCCTTTCCCGGCACGCGGCACCAACGATGCTGGTGCCATAAAGTGAGCAACGTACTCGACAAGGTCGCCAAATCCGTGCAGGGCCCCATGAAGAACGACCTGCGGAACATCTATCTGGCCCCACACCGGGCCGAAGCTGAAACCGCGATCGACGTCTTCGTCGAGAAATACCACGTCAAATACGGACGTGCGGTGGAGTGCCTGATCAAGGATCGCCATGCGCTGCTCGCCTTCTTCGACTTCCCTGCTGAGCACTGGATCCACCTACGCAGCTCGAACCCGATCGAGAGCGTCTTCGCCACGGTGCGCCACCGAACGGTGCGGACCAAGGGATCGCTGTCGCAACAAACTGCGAAGCTGATGGTGTTCAAGCTCATCGACGCCGCATCGAAGACCTGGCGGCGATTGAAGAGCACGAACCAGTTGCCGAAAGTCATCGCCGGTGTAAAGTTCATCGACGGAATCGAAGTCATTCCGAACACTGAAAGCCACGCCGCCTGA
- a CDS encoding TetR/AcrR family transcriptional regulator: MNNVQEESPRDQKKNRRRLQILEIARGIISAKGLRSLKVRDVAEAANCSVGSVYNEFGDFDGVILTVNRETVQALTVRLGEVPGEDPVRQLYGLAATYLEFFAEHANLLRSLFEHRMEDDRPYPDDILQMVMDAFALMHPPLVRLLPDADDVRIALLSRTLFSAVHGIISLGLEERMVAVPSQMLRQQVEQFVDTHLAGLGIVPIGARSP; encoded by the coding sequence ATGAACAATGTTCAAGAAGAATCGCCACGCGACCAGAAAAAAAATCGGCGGAGGCTCCAGATCCTGGAGATCGCCCGCGGCATTATTTCAGCTAAGGGACTGAGATCATTGAAAGTTCGTGACGTTGCGGAGGCCGCCAATTGTTCGGTGGGCAGCGTCTATAACGAATTCGGCGACTTCGACGGGGTGATCCTGACGGTCAATCGGGAGACGGTTCAGGCCCTCACGGTGCGGCTTGGCGAGGTCCCGGGGGAAGATCCCGTTCGCCAGCTCTACGGCCTGGCCGCGACCTATCTCGAATTTTTCGCCGAGCACGCAAACCTGCTGCGCTCGCTGTTCGAGCATCGGATGGAGGACGACCGTCCTTATCCCGACGACATCCTTCAGATGGTGATGGACGCTTTCGCGCTGATGCATCCACCGCTGGTGCGGCTGCTACCGGATGCGGACGACGTGCGGATCGCGCTGCTGTCGCGCACGCTGTTTTCCGCTGTGCATGGAATCATCTCGCTCGGCCTCGAGGAGCGCATGGTGGCGGTGCCGTCCCAGATGCTGCGCCAGCAGGTCGAGCAATTCGTCGATACCCATCTCGCCGGCCTCGGGATCGTGCCGATCGGCGCACGGTCGCCTTGA